One region of Peromyscus eremicus chromosome 4, PerEre_H2_v1, whole genome shotgun sequence genomic DNA includes:
- the LOC131908318 gene encoding olfactory receptor 4C15-like translates to MHNQSFVNEFILLGLSQNPQIEKISFVIFLLVYLATIVGNVMIVVTIVYSPALLGSPMYFFLAFLSFLDACVSSAVTPKMIADLVYERKTISFECCMTQLFAVHFFAAVEVIILAAMAYDRYVAICKPLHYSFIMNRRLCGILMGVAWAGGFLHSIIQIAFTLQLPFCGPNVIDHFICDLFPLLKLACTDTHIFVILVFANSGSICIIIFSFLLVSYGVILFSLRGHSSEGRRKALSTCGSHVTVVAFFFIPCILIYARPTSPFSFEKNVFVFTDVLTPLLNPMVYTFRNKEMINAIRKMWRRLIVVSDK, encoded by the coding sequence ATGCATAACCAGAGCTTTGTCAATGAGTTTATACTCCTGGGACTTTCACAGAACCCTCAAATTGAGAAAATatcatttgttatatttttattggtCTATCTTGCAACCATTGTGGGTAATGTGATGATTGTGGTGACCATTGTCTACAGCCCTGCACTGCTGGGCTCCCCTATGTACTTCTTTTTGGCATTCCTCTCCTTCCTCGATGCATGTGTCTCTTCTGCTGTCACACCAAAGATGATTGCAGATTTGGTTTATGAGAGGAAGACCATCTCTTTTGAATGTTGCATGACACAGCTCTTTGCTGTGCACTTTTTTGCTGCAGTGGAAGTCATCATTCTGGCagccatggcctatgaccgctatgtggccatttgCAAGCCCTTACACTACTCTTTCATCATGAACAGGAGGCTCTGTGGTATTCTGATGGGCGTGGCCTGGGCTGGAGGATTCTTGCATTCTATCATACAAATTGCCTTCACATTGCAGCTGCCCTTCTGTGGACCCAATGTCATTGATCATTTCATATGTGACCTGTTCCCATTGCTGAAGCTCGCCTGCACTGACACACACATTTTTGTCATTTTGGTATTTGCCAACAGTGGGTCTATCTGCATCATTATATTCtcctttttgcttgtttcttatggtgtcatTTTGTTCTCTCTGAGAGGTCACAGCTCTGAAGGGCGACGTAAAGCTTTATCAACCTGTGGATCCCATGTTACTGTTGTagcttttttctttattccttgtaTATTAATATATGCACGACCTACATCTCcattctcttttgagaaaaatgtgttTGTATTTACAGATGTCCTGACACCATTGCTCAATCCTATGGTGTACACTTTCAGGAATAAGGAAATGATAAATGCCATCAGGAAAATGTGGAGGAGGCTGATAGTGGTttctgataaataa